The DNA segment TTGTCTTGGATTGTAAGACTTTTTAAGCCaagtaaatactcttaacttatttttccCTATACGAGATTGGGATAAGGTATATTATTACCGcatggtcgggtatgggatcaatgACCTGTGTGTCGGGAATCCAAATAATTCATTTTAATTCGCATtacttgataacttaaacattaggggttaatgcgaccgtgtcctggatatcctcggctcatttaattgcaaatggccacgacctaagcacgggatgtaggcatacacctgacagatgctaatattatattaaaatattttCATAACCCAATACGGATTTACCCAATAAGGGTATTAAAATGGTGTGTCCGTTAATCATGATCTCGACATAGTTTCCGGTGCCAatgtattgacaagcatgtaaaactgataacatgagaaatagtttatcccaagttatttatgaaaatatatgtaCCATTGTGTACATGAAAataattttgaaatattttcaaaatgtgtcggttatttgtatttaccaATGAAAATTGACGTATCTTCAAAAGACTAAACGCAGGTTGCAAGGATACGTAAATAGGCTGAAATTTGCCTGGTAAATGCTTAAGTGGAATTTGCAACTCCATGCATTGAAGTCTAGTAGTCTACTTACATAGTCATTTTGTTTATTTCGATCCGTCTGTGGATCTTTATACACTTTCCGTctataattattttttaacattCGGATATTATaatttgtaataatatttttaattcccaagacttccgctgtgttATTTGTGTATCTTGATATTAACTCGTCATGTACCCCAAGTCCGGGCCCACCGGGAAATACAGGGTGTGATACTTTGGGATGTGAGTGGCATGTGCATgggttttttgacaatattacccttaGTGTAAGTTAGCATCAACGCCACATGTcaacaccaaaatcgttctcatcgttttcacacttttaggtGTTTTCTCTAGATActgcccatatatatatatatatatatatatatatatatatatatatatatatatatatatatatgtatatatatatatatatgtattatgaATGTTATTAAAATTACCAATTCCACTGCGATAACCAATATCTCAAATAGTGACCCTTGACCGCTATTTGATTTTGAACTGCTATAACTACATAGTAAAATACAGGGTAACAACTTGAGTTTTCACTGATATTTAACTTGATAAGTAAGCACTCGAATGTGGTGTGGAATTGCTTTAATGAACCGGTATGAGAGAGTAATGCAATTTCTTCCCGTGGGTCttcaaacatagtatttaaaaACCTGTTCGATCATAATCCTCCCATGGTAGTTCAAAAAAAGTAGCCCCACGAGTCTTCATAAACGTCTATGCCATTGTATGGCTTCTCCTTCAAGGTGAATAACTACAtatcttagaccatgtgtagtggttggTGAATAATGCCCCACCCTTGGGCGTTGTCCGCCACGTGTCGTCCTAGTCAGCAAAGGGGCGTTTTGAAGAAATGGGCGTAGTGGgataatgcccccacccttgggcgttGTTTGACACGTAACACTCCCATAATTacccaattatttttttttaattattaaaaaaataatattcaaTTAAAACGGTCATTGGCCAAATGCTTTTCATCTTGGGCGTTGAATTAAGAACGCCATATACCATTTTGTCAAAAACAACGCCCAGGGGGGGCCATATGTTTGGCGTTTTGGGCGttaatttccaaaaaaaaaaaaaaaaaaaaaaaaaaaaagcccaaTTTTGacaccactacgggtggtcttagctTCATGTTGTCAGGTGTATCATCTATGTTTAAAAAGTGCTCATAACAGTAGATCCATGCTTcaacatcccccccccccccacacacacacacactaaaaaTGGATCTAGGAAACTCCACTTTCCTGACCCGCATAGGTCGGGTGCCCTGGGATTCGGTCTCACCGAACATACCAAAGGAGATGACGCATGAACTGCTAAAGCTTGATTGGTCCTTGATGGCCTGCAGTATCTGTTCTTGTTGTTTGATGGATTGCTCTTGTTGCTTCATAAATTGCTCTTCTTGTTTCATCATGGCTGCGAGGGTTGCTTAAAGTTCAAAAATCGCCTTGTCATGCTCCTTAATGGTCTTGTCGAAATCTTGGTTACGAGTGTTTGTCATGGTAGGGGTAGCGAATCGGATAGAAATCGGCTGGATTTAGCTCTGATAGCGTTAGAACTAGGAGGGCGAAGAAGATGCTAAGAGATAAGGAAGAAACACTCAACTCTGGAGGATCTCCACATTGTTACGTGTGACATTCAAATAGTTCAACTAAAAGGAAATTAAATCCTACTAATAAAATAACCCATAATGACCCTTGCAAAACCAAGACACACCTGTAATAACTGAGAGAGACTCATGCATAAACCATAAAAAACAATATGCAAGCAGTAGTCCAATAAAACCTATCTTAGGCATGCACAAGTAAACCCTGGACTTTCAATAATCCTAAAGAACATTCTGACTCCTAAATAATCAATCTTGTCCATTAGCACCACAACCAAACCTCACACTTGTTTGGAAAATCTgcggggtccatttggtcagatttaaccacaaaaattaactgagttagggctaaaggacataacttgcaagggtttgcaaacatcgagtacgttttctgtaattattgaagacaaatgacacagtttgcaataagtgacatacataaataTGACGATTTTTGTATTTACTCTAAACTAAACAAACAAACCATCCATTCCCACATTTCTATTGAACAAATCACCAACAAAAATTGTTTCTAAAAACGGGTCGACCCAGTTTACTTTTTGGTTCTTCAcaatttttgtgtgtgtgtgtgagagagagagagaggttgaACCGTAAAGCTAGAGGTTTTGTGTGTATTATACTCTGGGTAAATGAAAAGTAATAAATATACTATGGTAACCACACAAATTTGCTTCTATTATCAAACTTTATTTAGAATTTATTAAGACATTCAGCTTTTGTCGCAAAAATTTACCTTTTTTAAGCTATTAAATGTATTTCAAATTTTTCTTGTTTtcgctcacacacacatatatggtCACATGTATACGATTTACAACTTTCGAACGACGCGTTTTGACCAaaaacccattttgacccgaacccgtttatcCACCCATTCTGACCCAAACCCATTTTGAACCGAACCCGTACTGACACGGCACGTCACTCACCTGCAATGCAAAGAAAGGGCTTCCAATTGAATTGGCCGCCCAGTGACACTCAGCCAATGTCTGTAACCATTTTGGTTTCTATTTAACTACAATGGACTCTAAGACAGCAGCATAAATTTTATAGTGAACTGCAGGGGAGTAACATTTAAAAATGTCGATCATGCGATCAAAACTTAATACAGAATTATTTCACATCAAATGTAGCATTACCATGTTTCAGCTTTGAGACAAAATACGACTCTAAATGAATAACTTATGAAGGAGAGATCGCCTCAAGTGGAACCGGAAACCGGCTTGTCGTTTGCAATTTTTTCGTCGCTCGGGGTATCTGGTCCAGACGGAATCCTTCCCGGATAATCAGTCGTTGATGAATCTGATCCTAACATGCTGTAACAATGCATAAACAAGGAATCAAGAATAGTTATATAAAGCCAtgccaaacacaacaaaaataaaaagtaGTTGAATAAAGAAAGGTTGAAATAAGAAAATCCACCTTTTGTCAACAATCACCATGGAACGAAGCTCACAGTTGGCAAAACTGCACCACGTTGTTAACTTGTTATAGTATCAAGTTGCATAATAGAATGTTGGAATGGTGTTTGACGATGACTTACTGTTTGGTGATTTCTTTCCTGACCAATGGGTGGCAGTCGTTGCCAAACGTAGCTAACGTATGAAACAAAAATCCACTATGAGTGACAATAGCTATCTCCTTTTCTTTCCGTGTCCATAACCTGAATCATGCATAGTATTGGTCAATAGGCCATCTCATATCAAAATTATAGATTATAAAAACTTCACATATGCTGCTGACCAATCGAAGAACTTTTTCCCCCTGATTGCAAGCTCTTCTCTTGTCTCCCTTATATTAGCCTTCCATAAAACATCCTCATCACTCTCTATCTGAAATCACAAGACACAATTAATTTACTGAACATCATCAATAAGCTAGAAAACATTTAACAGCACTTGCCAATGAAAAATCAACTGCCGGAAATAGGCATTGGTATTCGCCGACGCTTCTCCTACGATCACAAGGATGAACACCCTGACAAGCAAACAAAACGTCACTAGCTAGGATATATTCAAAACAACATGTCTCTTGAGTTGTTGTGTTAGTACACCTCCTCCTACCAAATGTTCTCGACAAAGTTCTACTGCGATAATAGGGGGGCAGTTTAGGCTTGAAATTGCAGATCGAGCACTGTTTCCAACATTTGCTAGCATCAGCGGTAGTGCATCCACTGTATCCGTGTAGCCCTCCCCACCAAAGACTCCAACTGCTGTTTGCATAGTCCTACAAACAAAGTAGACACCGATTTACAAAAACAAAAGTATTGAAGCAAAGCAAAGTAAAGTGTATTATTATTACCTTAACAAGGGAGATGTAATAACGACATCAATCTTTTTGGCGAGCCCTGATGCATGGACGTGCTTGCGCAAATTTTCAACCTACTGacataaacaaaacaaaagaaaagaaaagagggcagatgatgatgattaatGACAACAAGTAGCATCATAAAAAGAATACAGGTACCTGGTGCCAGCCTAAAGGGGTTAGCTGGGCATCGAAATAGTCGGGGGACATGTAGGCTTTATAATCTTTGTCTCCTATTACATTGTGAATCCCTTGTGCATGTCTAACCTGgaaatatgtatttatttatttatttatttattaaaagaaccagacagacagacagacttATGAATAATTGGAGGGAGCACTACTAACTAACCAGGTGAATAGTCTTGGATCGATGCAATGGATACAGACCGGAAGTCGAATCCATATCCATTGCTGCAGCtgcaataataataatacatttGGATAAATCTAATGATGCAAAAGTCAAATACAGGCAAACTCAATTGGTCAAAGAAAGTAAGTGGCAGATTGATTGACATGAAAAACAAAGTGATCGGGTGGATAAAACCAAACTAAAAATAATCGAAGGGAATCTGAAACATACAGACAAGCCAAGTATAACAGTTAGTTAGATCAAGAACACAAACCCAAAATCAAAAGAGTAAGTAAGGATAAATTACCGACAAGTAGCAAGCAGAGTGGATGATCAAATCGACttatggatgatgatgatgatgatagtgaGGATGCCAATTTGTGGTTGAAACTTGTGATTCAAATTGCCCTCTCTCTCCTTTGACCCTTTTCGTTTCTTCACCTTACATATCACTCGTCGTCTTCTACATTTGTTTgatttaataattaaatttaagaaaatatttttggcTCCTCGATTGCTGTTTTTTAACAGTAAAATGCACATGTGGTTTTCTCAAAGTAGAATGACTCATAattgaatattttattaaagaatgggtaatttagtcattttataCCAAtctaactgaaaaaactaacggACATCCATTCCTAGTACTATCCGAATAATAAACTATCAAACCATAGGGAGCACCAGTGTAATTTCCAAAAATTGGAGACTAtagtgttattttacaaaaccacagggactatccgagcattttactctttttttaacaAACCAGCTAGCATTTTATTCAAGACCAACCATCTAAAGGTGTTGGATAAGATCACAAAAACCAAGAGTACATCATCAAATTCGGCCAATGACATGTAGCTCACCTAAGATTGAAGGGGAAGTAAAGATTCGGGTCGAAGGTCACAAGTCTCAAGTTCAAATTTTGATCCCAACCGGGTTTTATCGTAGTGGATTTTCGAGCGACATGTTTTCCTCGTACTGAAGATGGTAGGCTTGGGTAACCCAGCGTTGTCTGCAATCGCGGGCGTATCATCGCCTTTTGGCATTGAGTTACCCTGGATGGCCAGACGTTTATTCATTGGTCGTAAAAAAAAACATCACCAAATTCGAAGAGATTTAGTGGCtccatattttttttttgaatggcaacaaatcaatcccgagtactctcggggcacccactggacaaacggaatACTCTGAGAGTAACCTTAGTCgcccaccaccaattccggggaaaacccggtaacccacctgCCCGTAGGCACCACAGTAAAATTACCGGTAAACCCggttggctcaaggatcgaacccaggttTCCTTGGGCCTCCTGTCactgcccaccagtgcctcactcctTTTTTGCATCAAAtgagaattgaacttgagttttcAAAGAAGAACTCAAGTCCTCATACCACTTGAGCTAGAGGTCATTGGTAAGTGGCTCCttaattgttttgtttgatttacTTTCAATCATTTTAGCTTAAAACCAAATAAAAGACATATGGTTCCTTCTTAGAGAGTGTTTGgggttgatttttgaaaatagattatgagttttgaataatcagaatcagataattaactgtaacaaaacgtgatgttgaaagatagtgtttggatttgattatgttgcttgatatcacaataatcagataatcaactatttgagtgtttggcaaatatatatttaaaaaaataaacaagtgaaaatctttttctaaacacaaataatcaatttttggaaaacaGTGTTTTGTTGTAGTAGGGGGGAGCTGcttttggaaaactgcgttttgtaactttctaaatgcaaataatcaattttttaatttttttacccaaacactcaaaactgattatttacgattttaaaactcaataatctaaaaatctccttcaaaactcaaccccaaacaccctcttagaATCTTACAAATACAACATATTGTTAAGAGTGTGTGTCGTGGGTTAATTAGAAAGTACATAACACCGTATTATGTTATTGTCATGCACTTACTAAGGCTTTAACTAAACTATACTTCATaagtagggttgtaaacgaaccgaacgttcagcgaacagttcatgaaccgttcggtgagaagttcgtttatgttcgttcgtttaataaacgaacaaacatgaacaagaaatttcgttcgattagttaaatgaacgaacatgaacagggGTCTCTTTCGTTCgattgcgttcgtgaacgttcggtaaggtgttcgtgaacattcgttgatttgcgttcgtttatgttcgtatgtttgtgttttaatttaagatctttgtactttcttatattttatttgtactttttatattattaaacttttatttattttatttccctaacaattaaactaggaaacccactttcaccttgtttatgcatcatttccctttcatttctcattatttacatccacgaatacAATCGACCTCCGTTcaacaataagggattcaagttcgagtgctactctctggcccatctatctttatccttcgtcgtgttcgccaaatttatttgtgttcgtgaaccgttcgcgaacacgctcatttccttaatgaacgaacacgaacataaaatctcgttcggtaaatgttcatgaaccgttcgtgaacacatttatttccttaacgaaggaacacgaacaaggccttgttcgtgttcgttcggttcgtttacagccctatttaTAAGGGCAGGGGCAAAGCTACTGTATTAGAAGCGGTAGCACGGGCTA comes from the Helianthus annuus cultivar XRQ/B chromosome 4, HanXRQr2.0-SUNRISE, whole genome shotgun sequence genome and includes:
- the LOC110887021 gene encoding phosphoglycerate mutase-like protein 1; its protein translation is MDMDSTSGLYPLHRSKTIHLVRHAQGIHNVIGDKDYKAYMSPDYFDAQLTPLGWHQVENLRKHVHASGLAKKIDVVITSPLLRTMQTAVGVFGGEGYTDTVDALPLMLANVGNSARSAISSLNCPPIIAVELCREHLGVHPCDRRRSVGEYQCLFPAVDFSLIESDEDVLWKANIRETREELAIRGKKFFDWLWTRKEKEIAIVTHSGFLFHTLATFGNDCHPLVRKEITKHFANCELRSMVIVDKSMLGSDSSTTDYPGRIPSGPDTPSDEKIANDKPVSGST